A genomic stretch from Lathyrus oleraceus cultivar Zhongwan6 chromosome 2, CAAS_Psat_ZW6_1.0, whole genome shotgun sequence includes:
- the LOC127121430 gene encoding uncharacterized protein LOC127121430, producing the protein MDLSRLIVYYLDSLSGDWSKYPNMKKTVDAAIIKFRTKKNYRNRKDITWIRVQCPQQNNSVDCGFFVLRFMRDIIALNRIDIPKMYFEEYKSYSRANLDEMKDELCQFIVDQRII; encoded by the exons atggatctttcgagactaatagtgtattatctcgattctttatcgggtgattggagtaaatatccgaatatgaagaagacggttgacgc ggcaataataaaatttagaacgaaaaagaattaccgcaataggaaggacattacctggatcagagttcag tgtcctcagcaaaataattcggtcgattgcggattttttgtattgagatttatgagagacatcattgcgttgaatcgtatagacatcccaaaaatg tactttgaggaatacaaatcttactcaagagcaaatttggatgaaatgaaggatgaattgtgtcaattcattgttgatcaaagaatcatatag